One Methylocapsa sp. D3K7 DNA window includes the following coding sequences:
- the pheS gene encoding phenylalanine--tRNA ligase subunit alpha produces MPDLANLQTQILEHIAKAHDEAALEAVRVAALGKKGSISALLSGLGTMAPDARKERGAAVNALKEIVADALAARRAILKDAALAARLKEETVDLTLPVRSHGIEAGRIHPVSQVMDELAVIFADMGFAIAEGPDIESDDYNFTKLNFPPDHPARDMHDTFFFNPGPDGTRKVLRTHTSPVQVRTMLTQKPPIRVIIPGRTYRCDSDQTHTPMFHQVEGLVIDRSAHLGHLKWILEEFCKAFFEVQDVKMRFRPSYFPFTEPSMEVDIQCARKGGEVRFGEGEDWLEILGCGMVHPNVLRNCGLDPDVYQGFAWGLGIDRIAMLKYGMPDLRAFFEADVRWLNHYGFRPLDMPSLIGGLSG; encoded by the coding sequence ATGCCGGATCTAGCAAACTTGCAAACGCAAATTCTCGAACACATCGCGAAGGCGCACGACGAGGCCGCGCTTGAAGCCGTGCGCGTCGCGGCGCTTGGAAAAAAAGGCTCCATTTCGGCGCTGCTTTCAGGGCTCGGCACCATGGCGCCAGACGCGCGCAAGGAGCGTGGCGCCGCCGTCAACGCATTGAAGGAGATTGTTGCGGATGCTCTTGCCGCGCGGCGCGCCATCTTAAAGGACGCGGCGCTTGCAGCCCGCCTGAAGGAAGAGACGGTCGATCTGACCTTGCCGGTGCGTTCGCATGGGATCGAGGCGGGACGCATCCACCCGGTCAGCCAGGTGATGGACGAGCTCGCGGTGATTTTCGCCGATATGGGCTTTGCCATCGCGGAAGGGCCGGATATCGAGAGCGACGATTACAATTTTACCAAACTGAACTTTCCGCCGGACCATCCGGCGCGCGACATGCACGACACCTTCTTTTTCAACCCCGGCCCGGATGGGACACGCAAAGTTTTGCGCACCCATACAAGCCCGGTCCAGGTGCGCACAATGCTGACGCAAAAGCCGCCGATCCGGGTGATCATCCCAGGCCGCACCTATCGCTGCGACTCCGACCAGACGCATACGCCAATGTTCCATCAGGTCGAGGGGTTGGTTATCGACCGCTCCGCCCATCTTGGTCACCTGAAATGGATCTTGGAAGAATTTTGCAAAGCGTTCTTCGAGGTGCAAGACGTCAAGATGCGCTTCCGGCCGAGTTATTTTCCGTTCACCGAACCGTCGATGGAAGTCGATATTCAATGCGCCCGGAAGGGTGGCGAGGTTCGCTTCGGCGAGGGGGAGGACTGGCTCGAAATTCTGGGTTGCGGCATGGTGCATCCAAACGTCTTACGAAATTGCGGGCTCGACCCCGACGTGTATCAGGGGTTCGCCTGGGGCCTTGGGATCGATCGCATCGCCATGCTGAAATATGGCATGCCCGATTTACGCGCGTTTTTCGAAGCCGACGTCCGCTGGCTCAATCACTACGGTTTCAGGCCGCTCGATATGCCGAGCTTAATCGGCGGCCTGAGCGGGTGA
- the cutA gene encoding divalent-cation tolerance protein CutA, which translates to MPSSFSMVITTCADKESAGQVAERLVEERLAACVQMFPIASVYRWEGAVQKAEEWMLFCKIRSSDYATVEVAIRAEHSYSNPEIIEVGIEKGASAYLEWIASATGRQ; encoded by the coding sequence ATGCCAAGCTCTTTTTCAATGGTCATCACGACATGCGCCGACAAGGAAAGCGCTGGTCAGGTCGCGGAGAGGCTTGTTGAAGAACGCCTGGCCGCTTGCGTCCAGATGTTTCCCATCGCCAGCGTTTACCGTTGGGAAGGGGCGGTGCAAAAGGCAGAGGAATGGATGCTCTTTTGCAAGATCCGCTCAAGCGACTATGCGACGGTCGAGGTCGCTATTCGCGCGGAGCATAGCTATTCCAATCCGGAAATCATCGAGGTCGGAATAGAAAAAGGCGCGTCCGCCTATCTGGAGTGGATTGCGTCGGCCACGGGCCGCCAATAG